A region of Maniola jurtina chromosome 7, ilManJurt1.1, whole genome shotgun sequence DNA encodes the following proteins:
- the LOC123867093 gene encoding uncharacterized protein LOC123867093 isoform X1, which translates to MESDLISRSEVSARPAVSNLNSLLADIHVRYIALKREDFQLHYRVFDEVFRILQRNMKAVDKYYERYVSNIQFAGSHFDNLRINKPDEFDMDIVIDVPVSMHTNPLDPADSDILIETYRPEYLWLRAGTQYRNLPNRDRQDFQINKTAYDWLDKKNFILGSKFIVWFKSVGNRALNEFQKLNGRPVCYVDGVAYTIRSSSSGPAWTIHIESEGFKLDVDLVPSLKFPESRWLGKKYRKIPAGCRREFWLAVPKPNPDAPPTPHEEQRSWRLALQDQEKQLLNHTYQLRQIIRLIKKFRDAQGMDKLASYYIKTIFFWEIADLQNVQKGKKLRKKEAFWKQNDIATLFKYMLQKFYDALEKKSIPFFWNRRKNYIQRWDIDRLNEYKGKINKLLNVLNNPSDYKSVAKYLLTDKEYQEYRKFL; encoded by the exons ATGGAAag TGATTTGATATCTCGGTCGGAAGTGTCCGCGAGGCCGGCCGTCAGTAACCTGAACTCCTTGCTGGCCGACATCCACGTGCGATACATCGCGCTGAAGCGGGAGGACTTCCAGCTCCACTACAGGGTGTTCGATGAGGTGTTCCGTATACTCCAACGAAACATGAAGGCCGTCGACAAATACTATGAGCGATATGTTAGCAAC ATCCAATTTGCAGGCAGTCACTTCGACAATCTCCGCATAAACAAGCCGGACGAATTCGACATGGACATCGTGATCGACGTGCCCGTCAGCATGCACACAAACCCTCTCGATCCAGCCGACAGCGATATTCTCATCGAAACATACCGCCCTGAATATTTGTGGCTCCGCGCCGGAACACAGTACCGGAATTTACCGAACCGCGACAGACAGGATTTTCAAATCAATAAAACGGCTTACGATTGGCTGGATAAAAAGAACTTTATCCTCGGTTCCAAATTCATAGTTTGGTTCAAAAGCGTCGGCAACCGAGCTCTCAATGAATTTCAAAAGTTGAATGGTCGGCCCGTATGCTACGTGGATGGCGTGGCGTACACGATCCGTTCGTCTTCCAGCGGGCCAGCTTGGACGATACACATTGAATCCGAGGGGTTCAAGTTGGATGTGGATCTCGTACCGTCGCTCAAGTTCCCCGAGAGCAGATGGCTGGGGAAGAAGTATCGAAAGATACCGGCGGGATGTCGCAGAGAGTTCTGGCTGGCGGTCCCGAAGCCGAACCCCGACGCCCCGCCCACTCCGCACGAAGAGCAGCGCTCGTGGCGCCTCGCGCTGCAGGACCAGGAGAAGCAGCTGCTCAACCACACCTACCAGTTGCGACAGATCATTCGTCTG ATCAAAAAATTCCGAGACGCTCAAGGCATGGACAAGCTAGCCAGCTATTACATAAAAACGATTTTTTTCTGGGAAATTGCTGACTTACAAAATGTTCAAAAAGGCAAAAAATTAAGGAAAAAAGAAGCTTTTTGGAAACAGAATGACATAGCCACATTATTCAAATACATGTTGCAGAAGTTCTACGATGCATTGGAAAAAAAGAGTATTCCATTCTTTTGGAATAGAAGAAAAAATTATATTCAACGTTGGGACATTGACAGGTTAAATGAGTACAAAGGTAAAATCAACAAGTTATTAAATGTACTTAATAACCCTTCTGATTATAAATCGGTCGCGAAATATCTGTTAACCGATAAAGAATATCAGGAATATAGAAAGTTCTTATAA
- the LOC123867093 gene encoding uncharacterized protein LOC123867093 isoform X3 translates to MESNLNSLLADIHVRYIALKREDFQLHYRVFDEVFRILQRNMKAVDKYYERYVSNIQFAGSHFDNLRINKPDEFDMDIVIDVPVSMHTNPLDPADSDILIETYRPEYLWLRAGTQYRNLPNRDRQDFQINKTAYDWLDKKNFILGSKFIVWFKSVGNRALNEFQKLNGRPVCYVDGVAYTIRSSSSGPAWTIHIESEGFKLDVDLVPSLKFPESRWLGKKYRKIPAGCRREFWLAVPKPNPDAPPTPHEEQRSWRLALQDQEKQLLNHTYQLRQIIRLIKKFRDAQGMDKLASYYIKTIFFWEIADLQNVQKGKKLRKKEAFWKQNDIATLFKYMLQKFYDALEKKSIPFFWNRRKNYIQRWDIDRLNEYKGKINKLLNVLNNPSDYKSVAKYLLTDKEYQEYRKFL, encoded by the exons ATGGAAag TAACCTGAACTCCTTGCTGGCCGACATCCACGTGCGATACATCGCGCTGAAGCGGGAGGACTTCCAGCTCCACTACAGGGTGTTCGATGAGGTGTTCCGTATACTCCAACGAAACATGAAGGCCGTCGACAAATACTATGAGCGATATGTTAGCAAC ATCCAATTTGCAGGCAGTCACTTCGACAATCTCCGCATAAACAAGCCGGACGAATTCGACATGGACATCGTGATCGACGTGCCCGTCAGCATGCACACAAACCCTCTCGATCCAGCCGACAGCGATATTCTCATCGAAACATACCGCCCTGAATATTTGTGGCTCCGCGCCGGAACACAGTACCGGAATTTACCGAACCGCGACAGACAGGATTTTCAAATCAATAAAACGGCTTACGATTGGCTGGATAAAAAGAACTTTATCCTCGGTTCCAAATTCATAGTTTGGTTCAAAAGCGTCGGCAACCGAGCTCTCAATGAATTTCAAAAGTTGAATGGTCGGCCCGTATGCTACGTGGATGGCGTGGCGTACACGATCCGTTCGTCTTCCAGCGGGCCAGCTTGGACGATACACATTGAATCCGAGGGGTTCAAGTTGGATGTGGATCTCGTACCGTCGCTCAAGTTCCCCGAGAGCAGATGGCTGGGGAAGAAGTATCGAAAGATACCGGCGGGATGTCGCAGAGAGTTCTGGCTGGCGGTCCCGAAGCCGAACCCCGACGCCCCGCCCACTCCGCACGAAGAGCAGCGCTCGTGGCGCCTCGCGCTGCAGGACCAGGAGAAGCAGCTGCTCAACCACACCTACCAGTTGCGACAGATCATTCGTCTG ATCAAAAAATTCCGAGACGCTCAAGGCATGGACAAGCTAGCCAGCTATTACATAAAAACGATTTTTTTCTGGGAAATTGCTGACTTACAAAATGTTCAAAAAGGCAAAAAATTAAGGAAAAAAGAAGCTTTTTGGAAACAGAATGACATAGCCACATTATTCAAATACATGTTGCAGAAGTTCTACGATGCATTGGAAAAAAAGAGTATTCCATTCTTTTGGAATAGAAGAAAAAATTATATTCAACGTTGGGACATTGACAGGTTAAATGAGTACAAAGGTAAAATCAACAAGTTATTAAATGTACTTAATAACCCTTCTGATTATAAATCGGTCGCGAAATATCTGTTAACCGATAAAGAATATCAGGAATATAGAAAGTTCTTATAA
- the LOC123867093 gene encoding uncharacterized protein LOC123867093 isoform X2, with translation MESSNLNSLLADIHVRYIALKREDFQLHYRVFDEVFRILQRNMKAVDKYYERYVSNIQFAGSHFDNLRINKPDEFDMDIVIDVPVSMHTNPLDPADSDILIETYRPEYLWLRAGTQYRNLPNRDRQDFQINKTAYDWLDKKNFILGSKFIVWFKSVGNRALNEFQKLNGRPVCYVDGVAYTIRSSSSGPAWTIHIESEGFKLDVDLVPSLKFPESRWLGKKYRKIPAGCRREFWLAVPKPNPDAPPTPHEEQRSWRLALQDQEKQLLNHTYQLRQIIRLIKKFRDAQGMDKLASYYIKTIFFWEIADLQNVQKGKKLRKKEAFWKQNDIATLFKYMLQKFYDALEKKSIPFFWNRRKNYIQRWDIDRLNEYKGKINKLLNVLNNPSDYKSVAKYLLTDKEYQEYRKFL, from the exons ATGGAAag CAGTAACCTGAACTCCTTGCTGGCCGACATCCACGTGCGATACATCGCGCTGAAGCGGGAGGACTTCCAGCTCCACTACAGGGTGTTCGATGAGGTGTTCCGTATACTCCAACGAAACATGAAGGCCGTCGACAAATACTATGAGCGATATGTTAGCAAC ATCCAATTTGCAGGCAGTCACTTCGACAATCTCCGCATAAACAAGCCGGACGAATTCGACATGGACATCGTGATCGACGTGCCCGTCAGCATGCACACAAACCCTCTCGATCCAGCCGACAGCGATATTCTCATCGAAACATACCGCCCTGAATATTTGTGGCTCCGCGCCGGAACACAGTACCGGAATTTACCGAACCGCGACAGACAGGATTTTCAAATCAATAAAACGGCTTACGATTGGCTGGATAAAAAGAACTTTATCCTCGGTTCCAAATTCATAGTTTGGTTCAAAAGCGTCGGCAACCGAGCTCTCAATGAATTTCAAAAGTTGAATGGTCGGCCCGTATGCTACGTGGATGGCGTGGCGTACACGATCCGTTCGTCTTCCAGCGGGCCAGCTTGGACGATACACATTGAATCCGAGGGGTTCAAGTTGGATGTGGATCTCGTACCGTCGCTCAAGTTCCCCGAGAGCAGATGGCTGGGGAAGAAGTATCGAAAGATACCGGCGGGATGTCGCAGAGAGTTCTGGCTGGCGGTCCCGAAGCCGAACCCCGACGCCCCGCCCACTCCGCACGAAGAGCAGCGCTCGTGGCGCCTCGCGCTGCAGGACCAGGAGAAGCAGCTGCTCAACCACACCTACCAGTTGCGACAGATCATTCGTCTG ATCAAAAAATTCCGAGACGCTCAAGGCATGGACAAGCTAGCCAGCTATTACATAAAAACGATTTTTTTCTGGGAAATTGCTGACTTACAAAATGTTCAAAAAGGCAAAAAATTAAGGAAAAAAGAAGCTTTTTGGAAACAGAATGACATAGCCACATTATTCAAATACATGTTGCAGAAGTTCTACGATGCATTGGAAAAAAAGAGTATTCCATTCTTTTGGAATAGAAGAAAAAATTATATTCAACGTTGGGACATTGACAGGTTAAATGAGTACAAAGGTAAAATCAACAAGTTATTAAATGTACTTAATAACCCTTCTGATTATAAATCGGTCGCGAAATATCTGTTAACCGATAAAGAATATCAGGAATATAGAAAGTTCTTATAA
- the LOC123867084 gene encoding uncharacterized protein LOC123867084 isoform X2 — MGSSISQSSSWASQSDVPVRPAIGNLNSLLADIHVRYIALKREDFQLHYRVFDEVFRKLHQNMKAVDKYYERYASNVQFAGSHYDRLRIRKPDEFDMDIVIGVPVNMHTDPNNPEESDIVIEPKWPGFVQLRAGTQYQKILVRDGQDCQINRKAHEWMDDKKYILRSKFTDWFKSVGNRGLNKFETLNDLPVCYVDGTPYTIRTTSSGPAWTIVIESRGFRLDVDLVPALKFPENRWLEGRAYRPIPVECRREYWMVVPKPNKSGQTPQDEQRSWRIALQDQEKQLLNNTYQLRQVIRLLKKLRDAQGMNGIASYYIKTLFFWEVLEKKTSDPTFWKRNDIATLFKHMVQKFYDALVKGNIPYFWNKNHNMIENLNSNTLNEYKRKINSLLIVLQNPSDYKSVARYLLTPEEYQAYQTFL; from the exons ATGGGAAG TTCAATATCCCAGTCGAGCAGTTGGGCATCCCAGTCCGACGTGCCCGTGAGGCCAGCTATCGGTAACCTGAACTCCTTGCTGGCTGATATCCACGTGCGATACATCGCGTTGAAGCGGGAAGACTTCCAACTCCACTACAGGGTGTTTGATGAGGTTTTCCGTAAACTCCATCAAAACATGAAGGCCGTCGACAAATACTATGAGCGATACGCTAGCAAT GTGCAATTTGCTGGCAGCCATTACGACCGTCTCCGCATACGCAAGCCGGACGAATTCGACATGGATATCGTGATAGGCGTGCCGGTCAACATGCACACGGACCCTAACAATCCAGAGGAGAGCGACATAGTCATCGAACCAAAGTGGCCTGGATTCGTGCAGCTCCGCGCTGGGACACAATACCAAAAAATATTGGTTCGCGACGGTCAGGACTGTCAGATCAATAGAAAGGCTCATGAGTGGATGGACGACAAGAAATACATTCTGCGTTCAAAGTTCACTGATTGGTTCAAAAGCGTGGGCAACCGAGGTCTCAATAAATTCGAAACCTTGAACGATCTACCCGTATGCTACGTGGATGGTACGCCCTATACGATCCGCACAACTTCCAGTGGTCCAGCTTGGACCATTGTCATTGAATCTCGTGGGTTCAG GCTGGACGTCGACCTCGTGCCGGCGCTCAAATTCCCCGAGAACAGATGGCTGGAAGGAAGAGCATACAGGCCGATCCCGGTAGAGTGTCGCCGCGAGTACTGGATGGTGGTGCCGAAGCCCAACAAGAGCGGGCAGACGCCGCAAGACGAGCAGCGCTCGTGGCGCATCGCGCTGCAGGACCAAGAGAAGCAGCTCCTCAATAACACCTACCAGTTGCGACAGGTCATTCGGCTG CTGAAAAAACTTCGGGATGCTCAAGGTATGAATGGTATAGCcagttattatataaaaactcTGTTTTTCTGGGAAGTTCTCGAAAAGAAAACCTCTGATCCAACTTTTTGGAAGCGGAATGACATAGCTACGTTATTCAAACATATGGTGCAGAAGTTCTATGATGCATTGGTGAAGGGGAATATTCCATACTTCTGGAACAAAAATCACAACATGATTGAAAACTTGAACAGCAACACACTGAATGAATATAAGCGGAAAATTAATAGCTTATTGATTGTACTTCAAAATCCTTCCGATTACAAATCGGTCGCTAGATATCTGTTAACTCCTGAAGAATATCAGGCGTACCAAACGTTTCTTTAA
- the LOC123867084 gene encoding uncharacterized protein LOC123867084 isoform X1, giving the protein MSSCNDGNGNEGNRNRNGGNRNRKGENRSVNDENRAGNDGNGNNEYVLSWWQTAAVAAGTAAVVGGLGYLLTRASSSTSAPHASQPSSEQDGPERRGLLSSLTDSLQAITDNCNRETMGSSISQSSSWASQSDVPVRPAIGNLNSLLADIHVRYIALKREDFQLHYRVFDEVFRKLHQNMKAVDKYYERYASNVQFAGSHYDRLRIRKPDEFDMDIVIGVPVNMHTDPNNPEESDIVIEPKWPGFVQLRAGTQYQKILVRDGQDCQINRKAHEWMDDKKYILRSKFTDWFKSVGNRGLNKFETLNDLPVCYVDGTPYTIRTTSSGPAWTIVIESRGFRLDVDLVPALKFPENRWLEGRAYRPIPVECRREYWMVVPKPNKSGQTPQDEQRSWRIALQDQEKQLLNNTYQLRQVIRLLKKLRDAQGMNGIASYYIKTLFFWEVLEKKTSDPTFWKRNDIATLFKHMVQKFYDALVKGNIPYFWNKNHNMIENLNSNTLNEYKRKINSLLIVLQNPSDYKSVARYLLTPEEYQAYQTFL; this is encoded by the exons ATGAGCTCGTGTAATGACGGAAACGGGAATGAAGGAAATAGAAACAGGAATGGCGGAAACAGAAACAGGAAAGGCGAGAACAGGAGCGTGAATGACGAGAACAGAGCCGGAAATGACGGGAACGGGAACAATGAATACGTTTTGAGTTGGTGGCAGACGGCGGCTGTGGCGGCGGGGACGGCGGCTGTCGTCGGCGGCCTGGGCTACTTGCTGACGAGAGCCTCGAGCTCGACGTCCGCGCCACACGCCTCCCAACCTTCGTCGGAGCAAGACGGACCGGAGCGAAGGGGGTTACTCAGTAGTTTGACGGACTCCCTCCAAGCTATAACAGACAATTGTAATCGAGAGACCATGGGAAG TTCAATATCCCAGTCGAGCAGTTGGGCATCCCAGTCCGACGTGCCCGTGAGGCCAGCTATCGGTAACCTGAACTCCTTGCTGGCTGATATCCACGTGCGATACATCGCGTTGAAGCGGGAAGACTTCCAACTCCACTACAGGGTGTTTGATGAGGTTTTCCGTAAACTCCATCAAAACATGAAGGCCGTCGACAAATACTATGAGCGATACGCTAGCAAT GTGCAATTTGCTGGCAGCCATTACGACCGTCTCCGCATACGCAAGCCGGACGAATTCGACATGGATATCGTGATAGGCGTGCCGGTCAACATGCACACGGACCCTAACAATCCAGAGGAGAGCGACATAGTCATCGAACCAAAGTGGCCTGGATTCGTGCAGCTCCGCGCTGGGACACAATACCAAAAAATATTGGTTCGCGACGGTCAGGACTGTCAGATCAATAGAAAGGCTCATGAGTGGATGGACGACAAGAAATACATTCTGCGTTCAAAGTTCACTGATTGGTTCAAAAGCGTGGGCAACCGAGGTCTCAATAAATTCGAAACCTTGAACGATCTACCCGTATGCTACGTGGATGGTACGCCCTATACGATCCGCACAACTTCCAGTGGTCCAGCTTGGACCATTGTCATTGAATCTCGTGGGTTCAG GCTGGACGTCGACCTCGTGCCGGCGCTCAAATTCCCCGAGAACAGATGGCTGGAAGGAAGAGCATACAGGCCGATCCCGGTAGAGTGTCGCCGCGAGTACTGGATGGTGGTGCCGAAGCCCAACAAGAGCGGGCAGACGCCGCAAGACGAGCAGCGCTCGTGGCGCATCGCGCTGCAGGACCAAGAGAAGCAGCTCCTCAATAACACCTACCAGTTGCGACAGGTCATTCGGCTG CTGAAAAAACTTCGGGATGCTCAAGGTATGAATGGTATAGCcagttattatataaaaactcTGTTTTTCTGGGAAGTTCTCGAAAAGAAAACCTCTGATCCAACTTTTTGGAAGCGGAATGACATAGCTACGTTATTCAAACATATGGTGCAGAAGTTCTATGATGCATTGGTGAAGGGGAATATTCCATACTTCTGGAACAAAAATCACAACATGATTGAAAACTTGAACAGCAACACACTGAATGAATATAAGCGGAAAATTAATAGCTTATTGATTGTACTTCAAAATCCTTCCGATTACAAATCGGTCGCTAGATATCTGTTAACTCCTGAAGAATATCAGGCGTACCAAACGTTTCTTTAA
- the LOC123867090 gene encoding uncharacterized protein LOC123867090, with protein MSAKKKNLDVYLGEIFKQFIALKDDDCKRSQEVFKSVFEQFKQKMGEQCNYFGKYASQVMYAGSVYDGIKVSKLDEYDMDIVIRLPINYDDGENGIIIENDQPGFVKLKIIKAFDNLDKQKEWENCHKVTRDWRDADKYFLQNKFRHWLHSIVQKTLNELNDQVTVNGVTYLMKYKMSGPAYTLNIRNVDGEEHFLLDVDLVPVIRFMLPRWPEGYRMMEGSQIKEWLVVPKPNKAVADEAHKNRLWRLSFQDYERDLIKGCQQLKTTIRLVKKLRDARGMKAIASYYIKTLFLWKVQKTNDKKYWQKKLSVIFREMVEELYNAVKEKNIPYFWNKNNNLLQGVKPTLLNTYAETLKQVLDSIDGNDVDKVVYALLNTEEIKEFKDSEFYKKQVTNNIVVTPDSISRSMSVVSSSSSEVDSSKPVQKHDDNLLEIVKSLAFKVDQLTIKVEQQEEKIIQQDQKIIQQDEKIIQLERELKTLKDSNQIILLKEDLASECNKQPVPETIDMENSKVLDLLTF; from the exons ATGTCAGCAAAAAAGAAGAACCTGGACGTGTACCTCGGCGAGATATTCAAACAATTCATTGCGCTTAAAGATGACGATTGCAAGCGATCTCAGGAGGTATTCAAAAGTGTGTTCGAGCAATTTAAACAGAAGATGGGCGAACAATGCAATTACTTTGGAAAATACGCATCACAG gtgATGTATGCTGGTAGTGTGTATGATGGCATCAAGGTTAGCAAGCTGGATGAGTATGACATGGACATTGTCATCCGACTGCCAATCAACTACGACGATGGAGAGAATGGAATCATCATAGAGAATGACCAGCCTGGCTTCGTTAAACTGAAAATCATCAAAGCTTTTGACAACTTGGATAAGCAGAAG GAATGGGAAAACTGCCACAAAGTGACTCGAGACTGGCGCGACGCAGACAAATACTTTCTGCAGAACAAATTCCGGCACTGGCTGCACAGCATCGTGCAGAAAACCCTCAACGAGCTCAACGACCAGGTCACCGTCAACGGGGTGACCTACCTCATGAAGTACAAGATGTCTGGACCCGCCTATACCCTGAACATCCGTAACGTAGATGGGGAGGAACACTTCTTGCTTGATGTAGATCTCGTTCCTGTCATACGGTTCATGCTGCCGCGGTGGCCGGAAGGATATAG AATGATGGAAGGCAGCCAGATCAAGGAGTGGCTGGTGGTGCCCAAGCCCAACAAAGCGGTGGCTGACGAAGCACACAAGAACAGGCTGTGGAGGCTCTCCTTTCAGGATTATGAGCGGGACTTGATCAAGGGCTGTCAACAACTCAAGACCACCATACGACTG GTAAAAAAGTTACGTGACGCTCGCGGCATGAAGGCCATTGCTAGCTACTACATAAAAACGTTGTTCCTTTGGAAAGTACAAAAAACCAACGACAAAAAGTACTGGCAGAAGAAACTGAGTGTCATCTTCCGTGAAATGGTCGAAGAGTTATACAATGCTGTTAAAGAGAAGAATATACCATActtctggaataaaaataacaatttgttACAAGGAGTCAAGCCGACCTTGCTTAACACCTACGCTGAAACTCTTAAGCAAGTTCTAGACAGCATCGATGGGAATGACGTAGATAAAGTAGTGTACGCTTTGTTGAACACTGAAGAAATCAAGGAATTCAAAGACTCCGAGTTCTATAAGAAACAAGTAACAAATAACATCGTTGTTACACCAGACAGTATCAGCAGATCCATGTCGGTTGTTAGCTCAAGTTCATCAGAAGTTGACTCTTCAAAACCAGTACAAAAACACGACGACAACCTTCTGGAAATTGTTAAAAGTCTTGCTTTCAAAGTTGATCAGTTGACTATCAAAGTGGAACAACAAGAAGAGAAAATAATACAGCAAGACCAGAAAATAATACAGCAAGATGAAAAAATAATACAGTTAGAAAGAGAATTGAAGACACTCAAAGATAGCAATCAGATAATATTGTTAAAGGAAGATTTAGCATCAGAATGTAATAAACAACCAGTACCTGAAACGATAGATATGGAAAATTCTAAAGTGTTagatttattaactttttaa